A single genomic interval of Alligator mississippiensis isolate rAllMis1 chromosome 15, rAllMis1, whole genome shotgun sequence harbors:
- the LOC132245563 gene encoding olfactory receptor 4N2-like, which produces MEHGNSTEVTEFMLLGLSQTREVQLFLLGLFLLFYSLILPANILIVLTIHKDPHLGSPMYFFLTNLAFLDICYCSVTPPRMLADFFTCHKAVSYRACLAQLFFLHFLGGAEILLLIDMAFDRYVAICKPLHYATVVNRGVCWALVVAAWAGGFMHSIIKVVLIVPLPFCGLNKLDNFFCDITQLIKLACTDPYILEFIMFFNSGLATFMCFFLLLISYGALLVCLRASSSYGKSKAASTCVTHIIIVCVMFSPAIYVYCRPFCSFPMDKVVAVFHTMIFPLMNPMVYTLRNRMILSAMKRLLDRSGLWKGK; this is translated from the coding sequence ATGGAGCATGGAAATAGCACAGAGGTGACAGAGTTCATGTTGCTGGGACTGTCTCAGACCCGGGAGGTCCAGCTGTTCCTCCTTGGCTTGTTTCTTCTCTTCTACTCTCTGATCCTCCCAGCTAATATCCTCATTGTCCTCACCATCCACAAAGATCCCCACCTGGGatcccccatgtatttcttcctgaccAACCTGGCCTTCCTGGATATTTGTTACTGCTCTGTCACTCCACCTAGAATGCTAGCTGACTTCTTCACCTGCCACAAGGCTGTCTCCTACAGGGCCTGCCTAGCACAGCTGTTCTTTCTCCATTTCTTAGGAGGAGCTGAAATCCTCCTGCTCATTGACATGGCCTTTGACAGGTACGTGGCCATCTGTAAGCCACTACACTATGCCACCGTGGTAAACAGAGGGGTCTGCTGGGCCTTAGTGGTGGCCGCCTGGGCAGGGGGATTCATGCATTCCATTATCAAAGTTGTCCTCATTGTTCCTCTCCCCTTCTGTGGCCTCAACAAGCTGGACAACTTCTTCTGTGACATTACCCAGCTGATCAAGCTGGCCTGCACTGACCCCTACATCTTGGAATTCATCATGTTCTTCAACAGTGGCCTGGCCACCTTCATGTGCTTCTTCCTTCTGCTGATCTCCTATGGGGCCCTGCTGGTCTGCCTAAGGGCAAGCTCCTCCTATGGGAAAAGCAAAGCAGCCTCCACCTGTGTCACCCACATCATCATTGTGTGTGTCATGTTCAGCCCAGCCATCTATGTCTACTGCCGGCCCTTCTGTAGCTTCCCCATGGACAAGGTGGTGGCCGTGTTCCACACCATGATCTTCCCCCTCATGAATCCCATGGTCTACACGCTGAGGAATAGGATGATTCTCAGTGCTATGAAGAGGCTGCTGGacagatctggcctctggaaaGGAAAATAG